In a genomic window of Chrysemys picta bellii isolate R12L10 chromosome 1, ASM1138683v2, whole genome shotgun sequence:
- the LOC135973183 gene encoding myb/SANT-like DNA-binding domain-containing protein 2 encodes MQADNRKRAPAWTVREVLDLIAVWGEDSVLAELRSKRRNAKIFEKISKGMMERGHNRDSDQCRVKVKELRQAYQKTKEANGRSGSEPRTCRYYAELHAILGGAATTNPPVFVDSGSGIVSTPEDSADGVEEEEEEEDELAESTQHSILPNSQDLFITLTEVPSQASQASQASTQDSDPMEGTSAAANSSSLPPPSRRLSQIRRRKKKTREEMFSEIMQSSRSDRAHLNEWKETVSKYRKEVSEREERRDQREDMRDQREERRDQREERRDARDERWRQEDQRMKEATLGLLQRLVEVQERLLENRLPLQPLFHPPPSPCSVSSSPRRVRTRGGRLRTPSHSTPVDSPSKRLSFF; translated from the exons atgcaggctgataatcgaaaaagagcaccagcatggaccgtgagggaggtactggatctgatcgctgtatggggagaggattcagtgcttgcagaacttcgttctaaaagacgaaatgcaaaaatttttgaaaaaatctccaagggcatgatggagagaggccacaatagggactcagatcagtgccgcgtgaaagtcaaggaactcagacaagcctatcagaaaacaaaggaggcaaacggtcgctccgggtcagagccgcggacatgccgctactacgccgagctgcatgcaattctagggggggctgccaccactaacccacctgtgttcgtggattctgggtcggggatagtctcgacgcctgaggattctgccgatggggtagaggaggaggaggaggaggaggatgagcttgcagagagcacacagcactccattctccccaacagccaggatctttttatcaccctgactgaagtaccctcccaagcctcccaagcctcccaagccagtacccaagactctgaccccatggaaggcacctcag cagctgcaaattcctcaagcctccctcctccatcccgaaggttatcacagataaggcgtcgtaaaaaaaagacgcgagaagagatgttttctgaaattatgcaatccagcaggagtgacagagctcatctgaatgagtggaaggaaacagtttcaaagtataggaaagaagtcagtgaacgtgaggagaggagggaccaacgtgaggacatgagggaccaacgtgaggagaggagagaccaacgtgaggagaggagagacgctcgagatgagaggtggcgtcaggaagaccagaggatgaaggaagcaacgctggggctgctccagcgtctggtggaggttcaggaacggctgctggaaaacagactgccgcttcagcccctgttccaccctcccccctccccatgttccgtatcctcctcacccagacgtgtaagaacgcggggggggaggctccgtacaccttcccattccaccccagtagacagcccaagcaaaaggctgtcatttttttaa